A window of Rhododendron vialii isolate Sample 1 chromosome 11a, ASM3025357v1 genomic DNA:
CTCCTATAATTGTATTAAGCAtattaattttatatttcaaaaagtGTGGCCATTAAGTTATTGAGAAAAAAGTGTTATGAGATCAAttaggagaagaaaaaaatatatgtagcTCACATAGTCTAAAGAAATTCCAAATCTCATAGACAAGATCTCGCAGTTTTTTGGTCAAACCCTCAAGAATATGTAGCTCTGCATGATTGGATCCCATTTGGATACTCTCTGATCCAATTTATTATCGAAGGTAATTTCCGTTGGGGCTGCTTTAAACGAGTTCATTCAGTTGTCTGGATACTTGAAACTAGGAGCATCTTGTAGCTTTATACATGTAGTTTCCATCTGGGACTTGCAGTAATAATGAATATTGAACCTGTCTCCCCTCCTTTTAATCACCTGTCTCAAGTACTCCATCAGTTCCTTTTTGTCTGTCCGTCTTTACAATCAGGGAGGTCTCAAAATGTATGCccactttgaaaagtcaaatgaTAAAACTTATCATCTTCAAATGGACATGTTGAAAAATCGCAGACAAAAGGGAATGTTAGAAATTAATACCCTTTGATTTGAGTTAGTGCATTACATGGTTTTCCCCTGAAAAAGTTGGATCATCCGCTACTTGTCCTCTCAATTACGTTTACCGACTTCTATTTGAGATTTCCATCGAGAATTATGCTTTTCTGCGAATTTCCtccataaaatataaaatttgcataCTTATTTCGTAACATTTAAATTTTGTCCAGTTTTGACAGCTTCTGGGGATGCTAGTGGATTATGCTGCAGCAAGGGAACTACTTTGGGTAATAAAGCTGGAATAAGATTATCCCAACTAAAGTTGTGTTGTTTAGGGGAGGCATGGCAGGGGATTTGGTCTGTCCGGTGTGTGGGCAAAGCGAGGAAACTGTTGAGCATTTATTCTTTGAATGTGACTCTGCGCGTCGATTGTCGGGGGCGTCttgtttgggtttggattttacAGTAGGGTCCGTAGGGAATCCTGTTCCATTTAAGGAGTGGTTGCTGGAATGGTTTTGAGGGGCACCAGATAGGAGCATTGTTACTGACGGGATTTGTGTGCGATGGGCTATTTGGCGTGCTCGGAATAGAGGTGTTTGAAGGAGTTAGTGATGGTGCGGAGTAGGGTCTTcaagttgtgtttttttttttgcggaaCAGTATTCGGTCTTGTTGGGAGAGGGACAGGAAGGCCGGGATCGAAGGTCAAAATGGGTTGCCTACCAATCAGTTTGTCTGGGGTCGTTACAGTCAAGAAGTTCATGGGTGGATTCCTAAGTTTTTGGTAGATGGAGCATGGTGCAGTGAGTCATGAAGAGGAGCTGTGGCTTGGGTTTCTTTGTCAGCTTTGTCCTTCGTTCAGGAGAACAATGTCAGGAGTGTGTTTGCATCTTCAGCCACTTGGCCTCTGGTTGTGTTACGCTGGGCACATCGAAAAAGATTCAGCAAATTAGAAGTGCTAACGGATTGCTTAGTGCTGGTTCAGGCTTTGCAGTGTATGGAGCGTGCTGATGTTTTTGTCAAACCTGTAATTAGGGATATTCTAGGTTTGGTGCAGAACTTTGATTATGCGGCAATCACTAAAGTTCCTAGGAATGCTACAAGGTCTATAATCTTGCTAAGTCTGTAATGTATTAATGCTATAAGATCCTATAACTGTAAGATGGACAAAGAACACAACAGACTCAATCCCGAACAAGGATTTATCGACAGATCTACAGGCAAGCATGCCAAACAATTAAGAACAAAAGTCAGCTTTAGGGGCTGAAGTACACATTCTGGAATCATTATAGAGAGTTGTATggcagatcaaaaaaaagtaCACATCATTTTTCCCCTCTATAACCTCCAGAGCCAAAATAATCCCTCCTAGAGCTAGCAATCGCCTGGCTTTTCTGATGCTCCAACTTGGGGCAATCACGAATTCTATGACCAAGTCCACCACAATAGCCACAACCTTTTACTCCACTAGCATTGGTGATTGCCTCAACATCTTCCATAGGATCATTAAGCTCCGCCAAAACCGGCGGTATTCTCTGTTTCGCTTCTTGCAACAGGTGCTTCAAGTCAAGAAGCGTCGTCTCACTTTGATTCTTGTTAATAAATGTAGTTGCTATTCCCGTTTTGCCACATCTTCCTGTTCGTCCAATCCTAACATAGTTCTCTATTTCAGCAGGCATATCGTAATTTATAACGTGCTGAATGTCAGGAAAATCCAAACCCTTTGAGGCCACATCTGTTGCAACCAATACGTCTTTATTTCCTGCTTTGAATGATGAGATAGcatattctctctcctcctgaTCCTTCCCTCCGTGAATCAACCGCTTCAACTCCTTTCATAAGTAGGTATACGTGGATATCGTCCACGTCAGCTTTGTTCTCACAGAATATCAAAACAGGAGGAGGGGTCTTTTGCAAGCATTCGAGAAGGTAAACAACTTTTGCCTCTTGCTTTACGTATTCCACCTCCTGAATGACGTCTAGATTTGCTGCCCCAGCCCTTCCTACATTAACCGTAACAGGTTTAACGAGGGCACTTCTggcaaaattttgaatctttgtGGGCATAGTGGCAGAAAAGAGAAGAGTCTGTCTTTGAGCTTTGAAGTGGTCAAATACTTCTCTTATGTCATCTTCAAAGCCCAGATCCACCAATCTATCTGCCTCATCTAGAGTTAAATACCCGTGGAGAAGCAGCAATACTATGAGGACCATAACATAGAAGCTAGGCAGAATGTAGTTCAAAACATCAAAAACATCACAtaagaaactaacaaatacaagcCAATCATCACATCGTTTGTTTTTTCCCTCTAAAGCCAAggatttgaaaacttaaaagTGCGGAAGCATTATTGACATAAAAAAGAAACCTGTCAGAGCCTTAAGGATTTAAAAACTTTACAACATAAAGTGACCTTACACAAAACAGGAAATTGTCAATTTCCCAACCTTGGAGTGTCCAAGAAAAATGCTGAATATACACGATACATACATGTCCCCTGGGCAGCATCCTACCTTGTTCCTAGTTGGCAATACCTATAGGAAAATAATTAATGTTCATAAGCCAACCGCTTATTTGAGATACTAGCATATCATAATTATGTCATAAAGCTCACAAGAAAAGTTGCATCGTACAAACCTTGCATAGTCTTGGGGTGAACATCCAACAGTTTAACATGAATAGGGGAGTGACCCCACATGGTGTGAAATGACCAAGTCATTGGCAGCTGGTGCCACATAACATTCCTCTCTTATAACCCCTTCGTTGGTCATAGCATCTTCACCTTTAGATGGCAAGGTGTTCATCGAAGTAATAGAACCATCGCTTCTTAAACATAGTCATTCTCATaaaatcatcatcttcaaatAAACAGTTCACAACATATTTCCATGGCATAAAATGAGAGGGCACAAATCATGCTTTTTTGATAACATGTTCATATATCATTTCATAATTTTGAGCATATGAAACACATAAAATTATTGGCTTGAAAAAAAACCAATATAACTATGGTTAGAGTACCTCCCCTAACAAAGTATCTAGCTCATCATGCGTGCGATCTACTCCATTGAACTTGTAccgagagggagaggaagaggaagagaatccACCGAGGCAAGTTTTCTGGCTAGCGATGCGTCAGATAGAATTTGGGTTCAAAAGTttactttttccttttcatttcgTTTCTTTCCAATCACTGCGCACAAGTCCTATATAGAACTTTTAGGAGCTTCTAATGAAGCAACCATCATTGCATTTTAATTCCAATGTGACACGTGGCAACCATGACACGTTGTGTGCACCTTTTTCTAAAATTCTGTCCGGTATTGGCATACCAGTCCGGATCACAGTCTTCCAAAATTTCCCACATAACTTAATGAGAAGTGGGTCTATTTATCAATTAAGCTTTATCTAATATGGCATTGAAAATCGGGATTTTACAAGACTACTGCAGGAATTTAAGTACGTAGAAATGTTAAGAGTCTAATAACATGGGTCAGTAGGACAAGTACATGCTTGTGACTGGTAATCCACAAATTGCCTAGAAAACCAGATGACCCACATGAGTTCAACATGTAATGAAAATAGAATATAACACTAATGGTAACCAAGTCCAACTACCATGACCGGTTCACATACAACTAATTACAAAACTAACAGAAATAATCACATAGCTCAGAAACATAATGACTTTGAGCTAAGCAAGTGACAAAAAAATGACACATTTTGGACATCTATATGACCGATCAATCAATTAACGAACAACAGAATTGGAACTCACAGTTCTTGTGACCTTTTCAACAGATAGTTCGATTGCTGTTGTTAGTACCACCGTACCAGTACAAAATAATCCGACACTGAAGCATTTTTTATGTCAAAACAAGTGAACAAAAAATGCAATCCAGAAAATACATCAGAAGCTGAAAATTTCAGTTACCAATTAACATGAAGTACAGCTGCTCTTGTCAATCGCCTACCTAGCTTAAAGGCAgtttacccttttctttttcacttttttgctCCAAAATAAACTGCTGAACTCGCTGTGCCATCTGATTCATCTGCAAAATCATCTCTTCAGTCTCATCATGTATCTGTTTCGGCAAATAAACCTCTAAATAATCGAACCACTCATCCAGGGTCATCTTCTCTAAGTCCAGCCCACCACCTTCCCCTACTTCACCTCGAACAGCTTCTGACTGCTCATTCAGTAAACTCTCTTCAACTCTTTCACACTCCTCATCTCCCTTCTCATCTACAACCTTATTTTCGACACTCTCCAATGGCTCACCCTGCAAATTCTTCTTTCTCCTCGTACCCTCTTTGATCATTTTACCGACAATCTGACTTGAAATCTCAACTACATGACACCCATTTCCACCTACACTGGAATTCTCTTTGTTCTTTGAATTCTTTTCAACTTTTTCGcactctttctcttctttctcatcTAAGATCTCATTTTTCACACTCTCCAATGGCTCATTCTGTAAAACCTTCTTTCGACTCCTACCCCCTCGGGTCATTTTATCAACAACTTGACCCGATGTCTCAGCTTCTAAATTGGaattctccttcttcttcgaaCTACGAGTGATCCTGGTACTCAATTCCCGCCCCTGTTTCGTCCTACTTGGGCCCACAGTGTCGTTTTCTCCTACATCATTGACCTCACACAAGCTCTCTTGAGGCTCAACGTTCTCTTTCCTCGGTCGACCTCGCCGCCGAGGATTCTCCACAGGCTTTCCCAATTCtcccccaaaccctaaccctagctcACTATCTTCACCAATCGAAGTCAAATTCGCCTTCGAACCACCACCGCGCCTAGGGTTCCGCCGCAACCGACTGGCACCGCCTCCGCGGTCCACCGCCTCGATCACCACCTTGATGGACGTGAACTCGCCGATTTTGATTACGTCGCCGTTTCGGAGATGGCAGGGGGTCTTAGGCGTGAGGTCGGAGCCGTTCAACACGGTGCCGTTCGAGGAGCCGACGTCGGTGACGAGCCATTCTCCGGATTCTGTGGAGTCGATGGAGAGGTGGTTGGTGGAGATTCCGTCGTCGTTGATGGGGAGTTTGCCGTTGCGGACAACTCGGCCTCGACCTCGGCCGATTTGGATCGTGGATCCGGGTGGGAATTCTAGGGTTTCGCCCTCTCGCGGGCCTTTCTCCATGATTAGCTTCAAAGTTGAGCCTTCTTCCGCCATTTTCGTgccgcagagagagagagagagagagagagagagagaggtttttcaGAGGGAAAGAACAAAGGCGTTTGAATGAAAGAAAGGGCTTTGGGATCGATACTGGAGAGGAAAGAGGTTTCAAATTTTGGGGAATTTTAGATTAGACCCCCTTCAACTATCTTTTATTTTCAAGTTACCCTTTTCCGTTTAGAGTCAGACACTTTTCCCCCTCAAAGTATAAAGATAATAGGAGAGAAACGGAATCAACGCTGTTAAGAGACAACTGTACGCTTTCACCCTTCAGGCCTCAACCATCTCTACACATTGACATTGTCTGTAAAAAGGGTTTTTTTCTGTCtctaaggtgttttttttttttttttgttaaaaatgttTGTTACATgacaaaaaattgtaaaaagtGGGCTCCACTTTTATGTATTAAGAATGCGCTAAGTTGGGGGAAGATAGTATTGTAGTGGTAGATCGAATTAGAGTACGttagtataataaaaaaaacccattttttgGAGATAGAGAACAAATGTAAGAAGTAATATATTTGTCAAAGAGTACCGCTGCCTTTTACACAACGGGAACGTACATAGGCCACATTGTTACACCAAACAATTTGACAGTTAAAAAAAGCGTTCAACCCGTTCTATGCACAGGGCAAAATCTGTTTTATGCACGGGCAAAACTAACATGCTCAGACGAGATTAACATACATGATGTGTTAATCGTGAACATTCTCCATACAATTAACCCATTCTAGCGTTGAGCCTTAATTATTTCTCCTGTTCTCTTTGTCTGGATTTTCGGCCGCAACCTAAGCCATtgttaaagaagaaaaaatacagTGATTTATAACCTTACACGTATATATAGGCATTTATGTATACGTATATATAGGGTGACTGAGCCTTGATTATTTCTCCTGTTCTCTTTGTCTGGAATAGTGGGATATGACCCAACCCATTTACAACTTGCCCATTTTG
This region includes:
- the LOC131307970 gene encoding FHA domain-containing protein At4g14490-like produces the protein MAEEGSTLKLIMEKGPREGETLEFPPGSTIQIGRGRGRVVRNGKLPINDDGISTNHLSIDSTESGEWLVTDVGSSNGTVLNGSDLTPKTPCHLRNGDVIKIGEFTSIKVVIEAVDRGGGASRLRRNPRRGGGSKANLTSIGEDSELGLGFGGELGKPVENPRRRGRPRKENVEPQESLCEVNDVGENDTVGPSRTKQGRELSTRITRSSKKKENSNLEAETSGQVVDKMTRGGRSRKKVLQNEPLESVKNEILDEKEEKECEKVEKNSKNKENSSVGGNGCHVVEISSQIVGKMIKEGTRRKKNLQGEPLESVENKVVDEKGDEECERVEESLLNEQSEAVRGEVGEGGGLDLEKMTLDEWFDYLEVYLPKQIHDETEEMILQMNQMAQRVQQFILEQKSEKEKGKLPLS